A window of Dehalococcoidales bacterium contains these coding sequences:
- a CDS encoding secondary thiamine-phosphate synthase enzyme YjbQ → MIVTSRISLQTGGECDVVDITSQVASQVAGSGIDSGTVTVFVAGSTAGVTTIEYESGVIADLQQAWERVVPRNIPYAHDRRWGDGNGYSHVRASMLGCSLVVPFNGGRLTLGTWQQIVLVDFDNRPRSRQLVLQVMGE, encoded by the coding sequence ATGATTGTCACCAGCAGGATAAGCCTTCAGACCGGTGGAGAGTGTGACGTTGTCGATATTACGTCTCAGGTAGCCAGCCAGGTCGCTGGATCGGGTATAGACAGCGGCACTGTTACCGTGTTCGTGGCCGGTTCCACCGCCGGAGTCACCACCATCGAGTACGAGTCCGGTGTCATTGCCGACTTGCAGCAGGCCTGGGAGCGTGTTGTACCGCGCAACATACCTTATGCCCATGACCGCCGCTGGGGTGATGGCAACGGTTACTCGCATGTCCGTGCCTCGATGTTGGGTTGCTCGCTGGTTGTACCGTTCAATGGTGGGAGGCTCACCCTCGGTACCTGGCAGCAGATTGTCCTGGTGGACTTCGATAACCGGCCTCGCTCAAGACAGTTAGTCCTTCAGGTCATGGGTGAATGA
- a CDS encoding 5'-3' exonuclease, whose protein sequence is MKRLLLIDGHNILFKAFYGVPERLLPDGRPVQGVIGFIGIMTKIIKEVEPTHILVVFDPEEEPSRVGLYAHYKQNRHDFSGEPDRENPFTQLVDIKRALCSLHINYVEQPGSEADDMIASFATWSDCEVVIASSDTDFLQLVTDKITVFGYHGERSILLDEAMVQNKYGVHPSRFLEYKALVGDKSDNIDGVKGIGPKTAIRVINGERGLTGEEQEIFDRNCSIIALDTDVSLPYELHQLLLSHNFEGFRVGGFLRNIKVL, encoded by the coding sequence ATGAAAAGGCTTCTGCTCATAGACGGTCATAACATTCTTTTCAAAGCATTCTACGGAGTGCCAGAGAGACTGCTTCCAGATGGTAGACCCGTACAGGGAGTCATAGGCTTCATTGGCATTATGACTAAAATCATCAAGGAAGTAGAGCCTACCCATATTCTGGTAGTCTTCGATCCGGAGGAGGAACCATCAAGAGTAGGTCTGTATGCTCATTACAAGCAGAACAGACACGATTTCAGTGGTGAGCCTGATAGAGAGAACCCCTTTACTCAATTGGTTGACATCAAGAGAGCACTTTGCAGCCTGCATATCAACTATGTTGAGCAGCCAGGCTCTGAAGCAGACGACATGATAGCGAGCTTTGCCACTTGGTCTGATTGTGAAGTAGTAATTGCCTCGTCTGATACCGACTTTCTTCAACTGGTTACTGATAAGATTACAGTATTCGGTTATCATGGGGAAAGGTCTATTCTGCTCGATGAAGCCATGGTTCAGAATAAATATGGGGTTCACCCATCCAGATTCCTTGAATACAAGGCACTTGTCGGGGATAAATCAGATAACATCGATGGAGTAAAGGGCATTGGTCCGAAGACCGCAATAAGAGTTATCAACGGTGAAAGAGGACTCACCGGAGAGGAACAAGAGATTTTCGACAGGAATTGCAGCATCATCGCGCTGGATACCGATGTTAGTTTACCCTATGAACTGCATCAGCTCTTACTTAGCCATAACTTTGAGGGGTTCAGGGTTGGTGGATTCCTGAGGAATATCAAGGTGCTGTAG
- a CDS encoding dihydroorotate dehydrogenase electron transfer subunit, translating into MKQTIARVISSKQVMPGTFLTWLESPEIATSARPGQFVMVLCGEETVLRRPLSVHRVLGDRLALLFAVIGKGTQWLAERESGDGVDVIGPLGNGFTPSPESRNLLLVAGGMGIAPLCFLAEDAVRQGKNVRLLYGTASRDRCPVITGIAEVAVTEDGSVGYRGLVTDLIPEHIDWADQVFACGPPEMYRDMASRVEMFAGKPVQVSLETRMGCGRGICYACTIKTRNGLKQVCTDGPVFGLDEIVWDALDSL; encoded by the coding sequence TTGAAGCAGACTATTGCCAGGGTTATCTCCAGCAAGCAGGTAATGCCCGGAACTTTTCTGACGTGGCTTGAGTCGCCGGAGATAGCTACGTCAGCACGACCGGGGCAGTTCGTCATGGTGTTGTGCGGTGAGGAGACGGTGCTGAGACGGCCGCTCAGCGTTCACCGGGTCTTGGGTGACCGGCTGGCCCTCCTGTTCGCAGTTATCGGGAAGGGGACACAGTGGCTGGCGGAGCGTGAATCAGGTGATGGTGTCGACGTTATCGGGCCACTGGGTAATGGTTTTACACCATCTCCTGAGTCCCGGAACCTGCTGCTGGTGGCTGGCGGCATGGGGATTGCTCCGCTTTGTTTCCTTGCCGAGGATGCTGTCCGGCAGGGTAAGAACGTAAGGTTGCTCTACGGTACTGCCAGCAGGGACCGGTGTCCTGTTATTACCGGGATAGCAGAGGTTGCCGTCACGGAAGATGGCAGTGTTGGTTATCGGGGTCTGGTGACTGACCTGATACCGGAACACATCGATTGGGCGGACCAGGTCTTCGCCTGCGGGCCTCCGGAGATGTACCGTGACATGGCGTCGCGGGTGGAGATGTTCGCCGGTAAGCCGGTGCAGGTGTCCCTGGAGACCAGGATGGGCTGCGGACGCGGTATATGCTACGCCTGCACCATCAAGACAAGGAATGGCCTGAAGCAGGTGTGCACCGACGGCCCGGTGTTTGGCCTGGACGAGATAGTGTGGGACGCCCTTGATTCCCTGTAA